A section of the Citrus sinensis cultivar Valencia sweet orange chromosome 8, DVS_A1.0, whole genome shotgun sequence genome encodes:
- the LOC102625039 gene encoding polyadenylate-binding protein 2-like isoform X2, which yields MEGDDMDMIETENKQVELDDMKIRLKEMEEEATALRQMHAKAGNEMASKLDPAAGGSSLANREEVDSRSVFVGNVDYSCTPEEVQQHFQSCGTVNRVTIRTDKFGQPKGYAYVEFLQSEAVQEALHLNESELHGRQLKVTVKRTNVPGMKQHRPRRPNPFMVYQSRGAIIPPFLYSPYGYGKIPRFRMPMRYSPYY from the exons ATGGAAGGAGACGACATGGACATGATTGAAACAGAGAATAAACAAGTA GAGCTTGATGACATGAAGATACGATTAAAGGAGATGGAAGAAGAAGCCACTGCTCTCAGGCAGATGCACGCCAAGGCTGGAAACGAAATGGCTTCCAAACTag ATCCTGCTGCTGGAGGTTCCTCTCTGGCAAATCGAGAGGAAGTAGATTCTCGATCGGTCTTCGTTGGCAAT GTGGATTATTCTTGCACCCCTGAAGAAGTACAGCAGCATTTCCAGTCGTGTGGGACAGTAAATAGGGTCACTATTCGTACTGATAAGTTTGGCCAACCAAAAGGTTATGCATATGTTGAATTTCTTCAGTCAGAGGCTGTTCAGGAAGCACTTCATCTGAATGAATCTGAACTTCATGGTCGTCAATTGAAA GTTACAGTTAAGCGGACCAATGTACCTGGGATGAAACAGCATCGTCCTCGCCGACCCAACCCTTTCATGGTCTACCAATCTAGGGGTGCAATTATACCTCCTTTTCTCTACTCTCCTTATGGTTATGG GAAGATTCCCAGGTTCAGAATGCCAATGCGTTACAGCCCCTACTACTGA
- the LOC102625039 gene encoding polyadenylate-binding protein 2-like isoform X1, whose translation MEGDDMDMIETENKQVELDDMKIRLKEMEEEATALRQMHAKAGNEMASKLDVGFHLPIDPAAGGSSLANREEVDSRSVFVGNVDYSCTPEEVQQHFQSCGTVNRVTIRTDKFGQPKGYAYVEFLQSEAVQEALHLNESELHGRQLKVTVKRTNVPGMKQHRPRRPNPFMVYQSRGAIIPPFLYSPYGYGKIPRFRMPMRYSPYY comes from the exons ATGGAAGGAGACGACATGGACATGATTGAAACAGAGAATAAACAAGTA GAGCTTGATGACATGAAGATACGATTAAAGGAGATGGAAGAAGAAGCCACTGCTCTCAGGCAGATGCACGCCAAGGCTGGAAACGAAATGGCTTCCAAACTag ATGTTGGATTTCATTTGCCAATAGATCCTGCTGCTGGAGGTTCCTCTCTGGCAAATCGAGAGGAAGTAGATTCTCGATCGGTCTTCGTTGGCAAT GTGGATTATTCTTGCACCCCTGAAGAAGTACAGCAGCATTTCCAGTCGTGTGGGACAGTAAATAGGGTCACTATTCGTACTGATAAGTTTGGCCAACCAAAAGGTTATGCATATGTTGAATTTCTTCAGTCAGAGGCTGTTCAGGAAGCACTTCATCTGAATGAATCTGAACTTCATGGTCGTCAATTGAAA GTTACAGTTAAGCGGACCAATGTACCTGGGATGAAACAGCATCGTCCTCGCCGACCCAACCCTTTCATGGTCTACCAATCTAGGGGTGCAATTATACCTCCTTTTCTCTACTCTCCTTATGGTTATGG GAAGATTCCCAGGTTCAGAATGCCAATGCGTTACAGCCCCTACTACTGA
- the LOC127899323 gene encoding zinc finger CCCH domain-containing protein 5-like — MEDNECRDGGKKGQHPSLRLPDLDTYPPIRRWGRRELATYPSLAHQLRRVLGASRIWRRKENECDEDDDWEYVEEGPTEIIWQGNEIIIRMKKVRVLKKDANPLSKKEDVDRPTSNPLPPQSEAFADHQNAQQELETIAQQVPNFGTEQDKVHCPFHLKTGACWFGQRCSRVYFYPDKSCTLLIKNMHNGPGLAWEQDEGLEGRQKAGEKEVALIDAN; from the exons ATGGAAGATAACGAGTGCAGAGATGGCGGGAAGAAG GGCCAACACCCCTCTCTCCGCCTCCCAGATCTTGACACGTATCCTCCCATCCGGCGGTGGGGACGCCGAGAACTTGCAACGTATCCTTCGCTTGCTCACCAGCTACGGCGTGTTCTCGGAGCATCGCGAATTTGGAGGCGAAAGGAGAATGAATGTGATGAGGATGATGATTGGGAATATGTTGAAGAAGGGCCTACAGAAATTATATGGCAAGGAAATGAGATTATTATCAGGATGAAAAAGGTCAGAGTTCTGAAGAAGGATGCGAACCCACTAAGTAAAAAAGAG GATGTTGATAGGCCTACATCAAATCCTCTGCCCCCACAATCAGAAGCCTTTGCTGATCACCAGAATGCACAACAGGAGTTGGAGACTATTGCTCAACAAGTGCCCAATTTTGGAACTGAACAG GATAAAGTTCATTGTCCGTTCCATTTGAAGACTGGAGCTTGTTGGTTTGGTCAGAGATGCAGCAGAGTTTATTTTTACCCTGATAAATCGTGCACTCTGCTCATCAAGAATATGCATAATGGTCCTGGGCTTGCTTGGGAGCAAGATGAGGGGCTCGAG GGGAGACAGAAAGCtggagaaaaagaagttgCTTTGATTGatgcaaattaa